A single genomic interval of Mycolicibacterium sp. MU0053 harbors:
- a CDS encoding TetR/AcrR family transcriptional regulator — protein sequence MTESDATAKDKPQIPERILIAAARVMEREGFANASLRQIAEEAGMTKAGLYYHVASKEVLLYALHERFAIKLRDSAQRIVESDLAPTEKLRALIIETVQTAGTYQAEGTVFLREYSHLTGEMAVTIGKGRAQFRTDFETVIKQGIDSGEFRSGDPHLDALAILGACNFTAFWFDPEGAMAIEHIAESFADRLLFGMRSSHSDKGERA from the coding sequence ATGACCGAATCTGATGCCACCGCCAAAGACAAGCCGCAGATACCCGAACGTATCCTCATCGCGGCCGCTCGCGTCATGGAACGCGAAGGTTTCGCCAACGCTTCGCTGCGCCAGATCGCCGAAGAGGCCGGCATGACCAAGGCGGGGTTGTACTACCACGTGGCCAGCAAGGAAGTGTTGCTCTATGCGCTGCATGAGCGGTTTGCGATCAAGCTGCGAGACTCCGCGCAGCGGATCGTCGAGTCGGACCTCGCGCCGACCGAGAAACTGCGGGCACTGATCATCGAGACCGTGCAAACCGCCGGTACCTACCAAGCGGAAGGCACGGTGTTCCTTCGCGAGTACTCGCATCTCACCGGCGAGATGGCGGTAACGATCGGCAAGGGGCGTGCACAGTTTCGAACCGATTTCGAGACGGTGATCAAGCAGGGTATCGACTCCGGTGAATTCCGTTCGGGTGACCCGCATTTGGACGCACTCGCCATCCTGGGTGCATGTAACTTCACCGCGTTCTGGTTCGACCCGGAAGGCGCGATGGCAATCGAGCACATCGCCGAGTCGTTCGCGGACCGGCTGCTTTTCGGCATGAGGTCTTCACATAGTGACAAAGGAGAGCGAGCATGA
- a CDS encoding hydantoinase B/oxoprolinase family protein — MTTLAPQPVSVLGAAEVEARYGVDLTTAEVIRHALEHIGLQMQIKINTAALSPLLSEVNDFGIGLLAPRDLERNLDFDAIAMGTAAPGHYVINQFYARMAIEHWGVENFKPGDVIIFNEPYRGGSHINDVGTLMPIFDDDQVLVGFAAAITHWLDIGGPIPTGFGPGLQRDMYAEGIRLSPRHLYREGQLVRETVELFTGQTRIPDISINDLQVIRSALELGAEMVLRYVNRYGREVYAGAIQYSLDHTERAMRAALSQIPDGDYTAEDYMDNDMDGDTMLIRCTVRKRGGEVEVDYSGSSRNEWGGFACTWSDGVSGAHLGLQVALPDSISPNAGAYRPVHVVLPPGSCLHALPPMATNAGHTMFIAKAINLVKRALSQAEPSMAVAENYDDVLFMSFAGADTRSGVPTPFIFMNLFQGPFGGTALGDGSCYTFQEGGNCVVTSVELDEESFPVLLLQREFVADTAGPGQHRGGPATRSVLVPLADSESSFQLDQCRIGPRGAAGGDPGATGHIVVYRNALDAWASGADLGEPEVLAGIVDDSGRLVSAEVPGATEFRSSKQAGVQIGARDVVVHQTPGAGGCGDPARRDPNAIARDIRNDIVTAGS; from the coding sequence GTGACAACGCTAGCCCCCCAACCGGTTTCAGTACTCGGTGCCGCCGAGGTCGAAGCCCGCTACGGCGTAGATCTCACCACCGCCGAAGTCATCCGGCACGCGCTGGAACACATCGGCCTGCAGATGCAGATCAAGATCAACACCGCGGCGCTGAGCCCGCTGCTCAGCGAGGTCAACGATTTCGGCATCGGGTTGTTGGCACCGCGGGATCTGGAACGCAACCTGGACTTCGATGCGATCGCAATGGGTACCGCGGCACCAGGGCACTATGTGATCAACCAGTTCTACGCGCGGATGGCCATCGAGCACTGGGGCGTGGAGAACTTCAAGCCCGGCGACGTCATCATCTTCAACGAGCCCTACCGCGGCGGCAGTCACATCAACGACGTCGGCACGCTGATGCCGATCTTCGACGACGACCAAGTGCTGGTCGGTTTTGCCGCCGCGATCACACACTGGCTCGATATCGGCGGGCCGATCCCCACCGGGTTCGGTCCGGGCCTGCAACGCGACATGTACGCCGAAGGGATCCGGCTCTCGCCGCGGCACCTGTATCGCGAGGGACAACTCGTACGGGAAACCGTCGAACTGTTCACCGGGCAAACCCGGATCCCCGATATCAGCATCAACGATCTTCAGGTCATCCGTTCGGCCCTGGAGTTGGGCGCGGAGATGGTGTTGCGCTACGTCAACCGCTACGGGCGGGAGGTTTACGCGGGCGCCATCCAGTATTCCCTCGACCACACCGAGCGGGCCATGCGCGCGGCCCTGAGCCAAATCCCGGACGGCGACTACACCGCCGAGGACTACATGGACAACGACATGGACGGCGACACGATGCTGATCCGCTGCACCGTGCGAAAGCGCGGCGGAGAGGTGGAGGTCGACTACTCGGGTTCATCTCGCAACGAATGGGGCGGGTTCGCCTGCACCTGGTCCGACGGGGTGTCCGGCGCCCACCTGGGTCTGCAAGTGGCGCTGCCGGACTCGATCAGCCCCAACGCCGGCGCCTACCGTCCGGTGCACGTGGTGTTGCCGCCGGGAAGTTGTCTGCACGCTCTGCCCCCGATGGCCACCAATGCCGGGCACACCATGTTCATCGCCAAGGCGATCAACCTGGTGAAAAGAGCTCTGTCACAGGCGGAGCCGTCGATGGCCGTGGCGGAGAACTACGACGACGTCCTGTTCATGAGCTTCGCCGGCGCCGACACCCGCAGCGGCGTACCGACGCCGTTCATCTTCATGAACCTGTTCCAGGGCCCATTCGGCGGGACTGCGCTGGGCGACGGCAGCTGCTACACCTTCCAGGAGGGCGGCAACTGCGTGGTGACCTCGGTGGAACTCGACGAAGAATCCTTCCCGGTGCTGCTGCTGCAACGCGAGTTCGTCGCCGACACCGCCGGACCCGGACAACATCGCGGCGGCCCGGCTACCCGTTCCGTGCTGGTCCCGCTGGCGGATTCGGAAAGCTCGTTCCAGCTTGACCAGTGCCGGATCGGACCGCGGGGCGCGGCGGGCGGGGACCCCGGGGCTACCGGGCACATCGTTGTTTATCGAAACGCCCTCGACGCCTGGGCCTCCGGTGCCGACCTCGGGGAACCGGAAGTGCTGGCCGGCATCGTCGACGACTCCGGTCGGTTGGTGAGCGCAGAGGTTCCCGGTGCGACGGAGTTCAGGTCCAGCAAACAGGCTGGCGTGCAGATCGGCGCCCGAGATGTCGTCGTGCATCAGACTCCCGGCGCGGGCGGCTGCGGTGACCCCGCC
- a CDS encoding LLM class flavin-dependent oxidoreductase, which yields MAEWFLFLPQVRQGIDEVVLRAQTAERNGFDGIAFIDHLEPPGATHQSIWEAMTIATWVAARTERLKIGHLVLCDGFRHPAVLAKQAVTLAEASGGRFELGLGSGSWPAEFARFGIEGGDDAKGRARRLATDVELIREFWGADGPTERTQEPVASQRIPLVLGGTGKTTMELVRKYADWWNIPSHQLDRLDQLLPTVGTARVSMQQMVAFAGRKADAAAVAAAAHRRFGYLGDGLVGGPADELVAHFARLIDKGVERFYVWFADFAAPATLDEFADTVMKVIAQSGGSKA from the coding sequence ATGGCCGAGTGGTTTCTCTTCCTGCCGCAGGTGCGGCAGGGCATCGATGAGGTGGTCCTGCGCGCACAGACCGCCGAGCGCAACGGATTTGACGGCATCGCGTTCATCGATCACCTGGAGCCGCCCGGCGCTACCCATCAAAGCATCTGGGAGGCAATGACAATCGCCACCTGGGTGGCCGCGCGCACCGAACGCCTCAAGATCGGCCACCTGGTGCTGTGCGACGGCTTCCGTCATCCGGCGGTGCTGGCCAAGCAGGCGGTCACGCTCGCCGAGGCCTCCGGCGGCCGATTCGAACTCGGGTTGGGCTCCGGGTCCTGGCCCGCGGAGTTCGCCCGCTTCGGCATCGAGGGCGGCGACGACGCCAAGGGCCGGGCCCGCCGGCTGGCCACCGACGTGGAGCTCATCCGCGAGTTCTGGGGCGCTGACGGCCCCACCGAGCGGACCCAGGAACCCGTTGCTTCCCAACGTATTCCGCTGGTTCTCGGCGGCACCGGAAAGACCACGATGGAGCTGGTGCGCAAGTATGCCGACTGGTGGAACATCCCGTCGCATCAACTCGACCGCCTCGATCAGTTGCTGCCGACCGTCGGCACCGCGCGGGTGTCCATGCAGCAGATGGTGGCCTTCGCCGGCCGCAAGGCCGACGCCGCCGCCGTCGCCGCTGCCGCCCACCGCCGGTTCGGGTACCTCGGCGACGGGCTGGTGGGTGGGCCTGCCGACGAATTGGTCGCCCACTTCGCCCGGCTGATCGACAAGGGCGTCGAGCGGTTCTACGTGTGGTTCGCCGACTTCGCCGCACCGGCCACCCTGGACGAGTTCGCAGACACGGTAATGAAAGTCATCGCCCAATCAGGAGGAAGCAAAGCGTGA
- a CDS encoding carboxylesterase/lipase family protein has translation MQTAAGAVRGETDGGVGVWRGIPYAEQPLGQRRFAAPVPPAPWPGVRDAVEHGPLPPQGRSFVGGGRDDPKVRDEACLTLTVWSPDTSASLPVMVWIPGGAFVYGAGQLQLYNGSRLAANGDVVVVNLTYRIGVFGGFELGSLGEGFDDNLCLRDQIAALRWVQENIAGFGGDPDQVTVFGESAGATSVLALLASPAAAGLFGRAIAQSPALPLIADYQSRAEQAERFLHEVGVSAAELKNQPQRSLRRAAGMVQLHSVATTPTLAYGLTHGVDLLPRHPIEAARAGAVLEVPLIIGTNSHEASMFAWSKPAMLPTTQANIETFFARHDPAAQDRVLAAYPGYPRRRALIAIGSDATFGAPTWAFADAYSEHGDTYVYRFEHATWTLRALGLGATHGSEIVHIQHSYGSYLGRKLHPLGRRVQPAVGRRMQRTWLDFATAPRPQPWPRYDVPRRATRVIRTTRDITVGDPDGARRAAWEAVYPPLGG, from the coding sequence GTGCAAACCGCCGCAGGCGCGGTGCGCGGCGAGACCGACGGTGGCGTCGGCGTGTGGCGCGGGATTCCGTATGCCGAGCAACCGCTGGGCCAGCGGCGGTTTGCCGCACCGGTCCCGCCGGCGCCGTGGCCGGGGGTGCGCGACGCCGTCGAGCATGGGCCGTTGCCGCCGCAGGGCCGATCCTTCGTGGGCGGTGGCCGCGACGACCCCAAGGTGCGCGACGAGGCGTGTCTGACGCTGACGGTGTGGTCGCCGGATACCTCGGCGTCGCTGCCGGTGATGGTGTGGATCCCTGGCGGCGCGTTCGTCTACGGCGCGGGTCAGTTGCAGCTGTACAACGGTTCCCGGTTGGCGGCCAACGGCGACGTGGTGGTGGTCAACCTCACCTACCGCATCGGGGTCTTCGGCGGCTTCGAATTGGGTTCGCTGGGGGAGGGTTTCGACGACAACCTGTGCCTGCGGGATCAGATCGCGGCGCTGCGTTGGGTGCAGGAGAACATCGCGGGCTTCGGCGGGGACCCGGACCAGGTCACGGTGTTCGGCGAATCCGCCGGGGCCACCTCGGTATTGGCGCTGCTCGCCAGTCCCGCCGCCGCGGGCCTGTTCGGTCGCGCGATCGCGCAGAGCCCCGCGCTGCCGCTGATCGCGGACTATCAGAGCCGGGCCGAGCAGGCCGAGCGTTTCCTGCACGAGGTCGGCGTCAGCGCCGCAGAGCTCAAGAATCAGCCGCAGAGATCGTTGCGCCGCGCCGCCGGTATGGTCCAATTGCACAGTGTTGCAACAACACCCACGCTGGCCTACGGATTGACCCACGGCGTCGACCTGCTGCCGCGCCACCCCATCGAGGCCGCGCGCGCCGGTGCCGTCTTGGAGGTGCCGCTGATCATCGGCACCAACAGCCACGAGGCCTCGATGTTCGCCTGGTCCAAGCCGGCGATGCTGCCGACGACCCAGGCCAACATCGAGACCTTCTTCGCCCGCCACGATCCGGCGGCCCAGGACCGGGTGCTGGCGGCCTATCCGGGCTACCCACGTCGGCGCGCCCTGATCGCGATCGGTTCGGACGCCACCTTCGGCGCACCCACCTGGGCCTTCGCCGACGCCTACAGCGAACACGGCGACACCTACGTCTACCGGTTCGAACACGCCACCTGGACGTTGCGGGCGTTGGGCCTCGGCGCCACCCACGGCAGCGAGATCGTGCACATTCAGCACAGCTACGGGTCCTACCTGGGCCGCAAACTGCACCCGCTGGGCCGCCGGGTCCAACCGGCGGTCGGCCGGCGGATGCAGCGCACCTGGCTGGACTTCGCGACGGCCCCGCGGCCGCAACCGTGGCCGCGTTACGACGTGCCGCGCCGCGCCACCCGCGTGATCCGCACCACCCGCGACATCACCGTCGGCGATCCCGACGGGGCCCGGCGCGCGGCGTGGGAGGCGGTTTACCCGCCCCTGGGCGGCTGA
- a CDS encoding neutral zinc metallopeptidase: protein MTFSEGMRIDTSTTTTSGGGRGGRGMAVGGGLGGLVVLLIALFLGVDPGGVMSQQPLDTQGVEAPGFDVSACRTGTDANTIVECRVIATGNSLDHIWGQLLQGYTRPSLRLFTGQVDTGCGPATSEVGPFYCPADQTAYFDTGFFEVLKNQFGSSGGPLAQEYVVAHEYGHHVQQLLGNLARAQRGGAGAESNAVRAELQADCFAGVWAHHAAITKQPGTDVNFLEPLTDRDIADAVSAAQAVGDDRIQQAATGRVNPESWTHGSAAQRQHWFTVGYQTGDPNKCDTFGAASLDG, encoded by the coding sequence ATGACCTTCAGCGAAGGGATGCGGATCGACACCAGCACCACCACGACCAGCGGTGGTGGTCGGGGCGGGCGCGGCATGGCCGTCGGAGGTGGCCTCGGCGGCCTGGTGGTGTTGCTGATCGCGCTGTTCCTGGGCGTCGATCCGGGCGGCGTGATGAGCCAGCAACCCCTGGACACCCAGGGCGTGGAGGCGCCCGGCTTCGATGTCAGCGCCTGCCGGACCGGCACCGACGCCAACACCATCGTGGAGTGCCGGGTGATCGCCACCGGCAACTCGTTGGACCACATCTGGGGCCAGCTGCTGCAGGGCTACACCCGGCCCAGTCTGCGGCTGTTCACCGGGCAGGTGGACACCGGCTGCGGGCCCGCGACCTCCGAGGTCGGACCGTTCTACTGCCCGGCCGACCAGACCGCCTACTTCGACACCGGCTTCTTCGAGGTGCTCAAGAACCAATTCGGTTCCAGCGGCGGGCCGCTGGCCCAGGAGTATGTGGTCGCCCATGAGTACGGCCACCACGTACAGCAGCTGCTCGGGAACCTGGCCCGGGCCCAGCGCGGCGGCGCCGGCGCCGAAAGCAACGCCGTGCGTGCCGAACTGCAGGCCGACTGCTTCGCCGGAGTGTGGGCGCACCACGCCGCGATCACCAAGCAGCCCGGCACCGACGTGAACTTCCTGGAGCCGTTGACCGACCGCGACATCGCCGACGCGGTGTCGGCGGCCCAGGCCGTCGGGGACGACCGGATCCAGCAGGCGGCGACGGGCCGGGTCAATCCCGAGTCCTGGACGCACGGCTCCGCGGCGCAGCGTCAGCACTGGTTCACCGTCGGCTATCAGACCGGCGACCCGAACAAGTGCGACACCTTCGGTGCGGCCAGCCTCGACGGCTGA
- the aspS gene encoding aspartate--tRNA ligase: MLRSRTAGSLRAADAGQTVTLAGWVARRRDHGGVIFIDLRDASGVAQVVFRNDDVLAQAHRLRAEFCVAVTGVVEIRPEGNANTEIPTGEIEINVDSLTVLGESAALPFQLDETAGEEARLRYRYLDLRREGPGNAIRLRSKVNAAARAVLERHDFVEIETPTLTRSTPEGARDFLVPARLQPGSFYALPQSPQLFKQLLMVAGMERYYQIARCYRDEDFRADRQPEFTQLDLEMSFVEADDVIAVSEEILTALWALIGHDLPTPLPRISYADAMRRFGSDKPDLRFGLELVECTDYFSDTPFRVFQAPHVGAVVMPGGASQPRRTLDGWQEFAKQRGHKGLAYVLIAEDGSLGGPVAKNLSDAERDGLAAHVGAGPGDCVFFAAGSAKSARALLGATRIEIAKRLDLIDPTAWALAWVVDWPLFEAADEAAAAGDVALGSGAWTAVHHAFTAPQPESEATFDTDPGSARANAYDIVCNGNEIGGGSIRIHRRDVQERVFAMMGIDSAEAQDKFGFLLDAFTFGAPPHGGIAFGWDRITALLAGEDSIREVIAFPKTGGGVDPLTDAPAPITAQQRKESGIDAKPEPAEKS; the protein is encoded by the coding sequence GTGCTGCGCTCCCGCACCGCCGGTTCGTTGCGTGCCGCCGACGCCGGCCAGACGGTCACGCTCGCCGGCTGGGTCGCGCGCCGTCGCGACCACGGTGGCGTCATCTTCATCGATCTGCGCGACGCCAGCGGGGTGGCGCAGGTGGTGTTCCGCAACGATGACGTGCTGGCGCAGGCGCACCGGTTGCGGGCCGAGTTCTGCGTGGCCGTCACCGGCGTCGTCGAGATCCGGCCCGAGGGCAACGCCAACACCGAGATCCCGACGGGGGAGATCGAGATCAACGTCGACTCGCTGACGGTGCTCGGCGAGAGCGCGGCGTTGCCGTTCCAACTCGACGAGACCGCGGGCGAGGAGGCCCGGCTCAGGTACCGCTACCTGGATCTGCGGCGCGAGGGCCCGGGTAACGCGATCCGGTTGCGTTCCAAGGTGAACGCAGCTGCGCGCGCGGTGCTCGAGCGGCACGACTTCGTCGAGATCGAGACCCCGACGCTCACCAGGTCCACCCCCGAAGGGGCCCGGGACTTCCTGGTTCCGGCGCGGCTGCAGCCCGGCTCGTTCTACGCGCTTCCGCAGAGCCCGCAGCTGTTCAAGCAGTTGTTGATGGTCGCGGGCATGGAGCGCTACTACCAGATCGCCCGGTGCTATCGCGATGAGGACTTCCGCGCCGACCGCCAGCCCGAATTCACCCAGCTGGACCTGGAGATGAGCTTCGTCGAGGCCGACGACGTGATCGCGGTGTCCGAGGAGATCCTCACGGCGTTATGGGCCCTGATCGGCCACGACCTGCCCACCCCGTTGCCCCGGATCAGCTACGCCGACGCGATGCGCCGCTTCGGCAGCGACAAGCCGGATCTGCGGTTCGGGCTCGAACTCGTCGAATGCACCGACTACTTCTCCGACACCCCGTTCCGGGTGTTCCAGGCCCCGCACGTCGGCGCGGTGGTAATGCCGGGCGGGGCGTCGCAGCCGCGACGCACGCTGGACGGTTGGCAGGAGTTCGCCAAGCAGCGCGGCCACAAGGGGCTGGCCTACGTGCTCATCGCCGAGGACGGCAGCCTCGGCGGTCCCGTCGCCAAGAACCTCTCCGACGCCGAGCGCGACGGGCTCGCGGCCCACGTCGGGGCCGGCCCGGGCGACTGCGTATTCTTCGCGGCCGGTTCGGCCAAGTCGGCCCGGGCCCTGTTGGGCGCCACCCGGATCGAGATCGCCAAGCGGCTGGACCTGATCGATCCGACCGCGTGGGCGCTGGCCTGGGTGGTGGACTGGCCGCTGTTCGAGGCGGCCGACGAGGCCGCCGCGGCCGGCGACGTGGCCCTGGGCTCCGGGGCCTGGACCGCCGTGCACCACGCCTTCACCGCGCCGCAACCCGAGTCGGAGGCCACCTTCGACACCGATCCGGGTTCGGCGCGGGCCAATGCCTACGACATCGTCTGCAACGGCAACGAGATCGGCGGCGGCTCGATTCGTATCCATCGGCGCGACGTCCAGGAACGGGTGTTCGCGATGATGGGCATCGATTCGGCCGAGGCCCAGGACAAGTTCGGTTTCCTGTTGGACGCCTTCACCTTTGGGGCGCCACCGCATGGCGGCATCGCCTTCGGTTGGGACCGGATCACCGCGCTGCTGGCCGGTGAGGACTCGATCCGGGAGGTCATCGCCTTCCCGAAGACCGGCGGCGGCGTGGACCCGCTGACCGACGCCCCGGCGCCCATCACCGCGCAGCAGCGCAAGGAGTCGGGCATCGACGCCAAGCCGGAGCCGGCCGAAAAGTCCTGA
- a CDS encoding acyl-CoA thioesterase: MTTESSPIEWTVEGLLDLFDVEAGEPDRFTAPTGPAGEDERQVVEGTQVLAQAIVAVAKRFPEKSVRSVYAVFSRVVMVGTPVELALDVVQEGRSTATAVVTALQNGKRCITITVLCDVPTADVITHHLPRPEVKSPAESNLSEMPMAGRELRLVDVVDVNSPDEVGPPELHAWLHYDPIPTRDDLAKALIAYFTGHLGISTTMRAHEGIGTSQAHLTVSTAPMTVSVSFHEPVSWTGWLLYSHESTQVGAGMSYVRGTVHTEEGALLASFTQDALIRPLRTNDTAIAAQSRL, from the coding sequence GTGACAACGGAATCCAGCCCGATCGAATGGACTGTGGAGGGGCTGCTCGACCTGTTCGACGTCGAGGCGGGCGAACCCGACCGGTTCACCGCGCCGACCGGACCCGCCGGCGAGGACGAGCGGCAGGTGGTCGAGGGCACCCAGGTGCTCGCGCAGGCCATCGTCGCGGTGGCCAAGCGTTTCCCGGAGAAGTCGGTACGCTCGGTCTATGCGGTGTTCAGCCGTGTCGTAATGGTGGGCACCCCAGTGGAACTCGCGCTCGATGTGGTGCAGGAGGGGCGCTCGACGGCCACCGCGGTGGTGACCGCCCTGCAGAACGGCAAGCGCTGCATCACCATCACCGTGCTCTGCGACGTCCCGACCGCCGACGTCATCACCCACCACCTGCCCCGGCCCGAGGTCAAGTCCCCGGCCGAGTCGAACCTCTCCGAGATGCCCATGGCCGGACGGGAATTGCGGTTGGTCGACGTCGTCGATGTCAACAGCCCCGACGAGGTCGGTCCGCCGGAGTTGCACGCCTGGCTGCACTACGACCCGATCCCCACCCGCGACGATCTGGCCAAGGCGTTGATCGCGTATTTCACCGGCCATCTCGGGATTTCGACCACGATGCGCGCGCACGAGGGCATCGGTACCAGCCAGGCGCACCTGACGGTCTCGACGGCACCGATGACGGTCAGCGTGAGCTTCCACGAACCCGTGAGCTGGACCGGCTGGCTGCTGTACTCGCACGAGAGCACCCAGGTCGGCGCGGGTATGTCCTACGTGCGGGGCACCGTGCACACCGAGGAGGGGGCGCTGCTGGCGTCGTTCACCCAGGATGCGTTGATCCGTCCGTTGCGGACCAACGACACCGCGATCGCCGCCCAGTCGCGGCTCTAA
- a CDS encoding hydantoinase/oxoprolinase family protein, translated as MTPNTALRIGIDTGGTFTDLVLAEGEHVRIGTKSLTTYDDLANGLLRTIEKAEPGDAPVDQIVHGTTVALNAILTRRGAEVGMVTTRGYRDLLDMARGWRPFNAMVDPRWRRPHELRPIIERYRRRTVGERLMADGGVLMTLDEDRLLQEVERLVADGCQGIAVCFLHAYKHPGHEQRAAELIRDRFPGISVSTSAEVAPFPREYNRFSTCVLNAYVQPLMESYTTRVEDRLREAGIEAPLTFMTNDGGLVTAEQVAARPVATLNSGPVGGVMGVQAYAERLGMPNLVGFDMGGTSTEVAVVVDGRASVKRELEIEHDLLVSLPVVEIHSIGAGGGSLITIDEGGGLKVGPESAGSEPGPACYGHGGTQPTVTDAFLLLGVLDSQVPLGGEIYPDVAAAEAAFAPLATALGLTPADVARTSLEVAIHNMAEAVRRLTVYRGADPREFGLVSYGAAGPLVTSQIARALQIPRVVIPALSGVFSAFGLLTAQAFEEEVTPVMATVTAEVADDVFDRARKSLGVLIRQLRGRGNQDVVVEAWLDATYLGQRWELAAVIDPSHPEPLAHLTEAFAAAHRRQFGYSLDAPIYVQTLRTRAVSTDQRRLFPPRLTNSQPAQPKRRRDITLMGELNRDVPVYNADDFAPNQVVTGPAVIEAQTYTGVLVAGDIATVNEFGDVIIEIKEDNQ; from the coding sequence ATGACCCCGAATACGGCACTGCGGATCGGTATCGACACCGGCGGCACCTTTACCGATTTGGTGCTCGCCGAGGGTGAACACGTGCGTATCGGCACCAAATCGCTGACGACCTACGACGACCTCGCCAACGGCTTGCTCCGCACCATCGAGAAGGCCGAGCCCGGTGACGCTCCGGTCGATCAGATCGTGCACGGCACCACGGTCGCACTCAACGCGATCCTGACCCGTCGCGGCGCCGAGGTCGGCATGGTGACCACCCGCGGTTACCGCGACCTGCTCGACATGGCTCGTGGCTGGCGCCCCTTCAACGCCATGGTGGACCCGCGCTGGCGTCGGCCCCACGAGCTACGGCCGATCATCGAGCGGTACCGCCGCCGTACCGTCGGCGAGCGGTTGATGGCCGACGGCGGGGTGTTGATGACCCTCGACGAAGACCGCCTGCTGCAGGAGGTGGAACGCCTGGTGGCCGACGGGTGCCAGGGCATCGCGGTCTGCTTCCTACACGCCTACAAGCATCCGGGGCATGAACAGCGTGCCGCCGAACTCATCCGCGACCGGTTCCCGGGCATCAGCGTGAGCACCTCGGCGGAGGTTGCGCCCTTTCCCCGCGAATACAACCGGTTCTCCACCTGCGTGCTCAACGCCTACGTCCAGCCACTCATGGAGTCCTACACCACGCGGGTGGAGGACCGGCTGCGCGAGGCCGGCATCGAAGCCCCATTGACGTTCATGACCAACGACGGCGGGCTGGTCACCGCCGAACAAGTCGCGGCCCGCCCGGTGGCGACGCTCAACAGCGGACCCGTCGGCGGGGTGATGGGTGTGCAGGCCTACGCCGAGCGACTGGGGATGCCGAACCTGGTGGGCTTCGACATGGGCGGTACCAGCACGGAAGTCGCGGTGGTGGTGGACGGCCGCGCCTCGGTGAAGCGCGAGCTCGAGATCGAGCACGACCTGCTCGTCAGCCTCCCCGTGGTGGAGATCCACAGCATCGGGGCGGGCGGCGGCAGTCTGATCACAATCGACGAGGGCGGCGGGCTGAAGGTCGGCCCGGAAAGTGCCGGCAGCGAGCCGGGCCCGGCATGCTATGGGCACGGCGGCACGCAGCCGACCGTCACCGACGCGTTCCTGCTGCTCGGCGTGCTGGACTCGCAGGTACCGCTGGGCGGCGAGATCTACCCGGATGTGGCGGCGGCCGAGGCTGCGTTCGCACCGCTGGCCACGGCGCTGGGTCTGACACCCGCTGACGTGGCTCGCACGTCGCTTGAGGTCGCCATCCACAACATGGCCGAGGCGGTTCGTCGGCTCACGGTCTATCGCGGCGCCGACCCCCGCGAGTTCGGACTCGTCAGCTACGGCGCGGCCGGGCCGCTGGTCACGAGCCAGATTGCCCGCGCGTTGCAGATTCCGCGGGTGGTCATCCCAGCCCTGTCCGGGGTGTTCTCGGCGTTCGGTCTGCTTACCGCGCAGGCGTTCGAGGAAGAGGTCACGCCGGTCATGGCGACCGTAACCGCGGAGGTCGCCGACGATGTATTCGACCGGGCCCGGAAGAGCCTGGGCGTCCTGATCCGTCAACTGCGCGGACGCGGAAACCAAGACGTCGTCGTGGAGGCCTGGCTCGACGCCACCTACCTGGGGCAACGCTGGGAGCTCGCGGCGGTCATCGACCCGTCGCATCCAGAGCCGCTGGCACACCTGACCGAAGCCTTCGCCGCCGCGCACCGGCGTCAGTTCGGCTACAGCCTGGATGCGCCGATCTACGTCCAGACGCTGCGTACCCGGGCCGTGTCGACCGACCAGCGGCGGTTGTTCCCACCCCGACTCACCAACAGCCAACCGGCACAGCCGAAGCGCCGCCGCGATATCACCCTGATGGGTGAGCTGAACCGAGACGTCCCGGTCTACAACGCCGACGACTTCGCGCCCAATCAGGTGGTGACCGGCCCCGCGGTGATCGAGGCGCAGACCTACACCGGTGTGCTCGTTGCCGGAGATATCGCAACGGTGAACGAGTTCGGTGACGTGATCATTGAGATCAAGGAGGATAACCAGTGA